In Sphingomonas sp., a single window of DNA contains:
- a CDS encoding response regulator transcription factor, which yields MSERKRIHLVDDEESIRRSTSFMLRTSGYDVDTYGSGVDFLSKVAAAKPGCILLDVRMPEMDGIEVQVELAKRGVKLPVIVLTGHGDVGTAVAAMKGGAIDFLEKPFEQAALVEALERGFARMAEGDAVRAGRADAARRIALLSPREQDVLRGLARGHPNKTIAYDLGISPRTVEVHRANAMAKLEARSLSEALRLAFAVGLDD from the coding sequence ATGAGCGAGCGCAAGCGCATCCACCTGGTCGATGACGAGGAATCGATCCGCCGCTCGACGAGCTTCATGCTGCGTACCTCGGGCTATGACGTCGATACCTATGGCTCGGGCGTCGATTTCCTCAGCAAGGTGGCCGCCGCCAAACCCGGCTGCATCCTGCTCGACGTGCGCATGCCCGAGATGGACGGTATCGAGGTGCAGGTCGAACTCGCCAAGCGCGGCGTCAAGCTGCCGGTGATCGTGCTGACGGGCCACGGCGATGTCGGCACTGCCGTGGCGGCGATGAAGGGAGGCGCGATCGACTTCCTTGAAAAGCCGTTCGAGCAGGCGGCGCTCGTCGAGGCGCTCGAACGCGGCTTCGCGCGAATGGCAGAAGGCGACGCCGTGCGCGCCGGCCGGGCGGACGCGGCGCGGCGTATCGCGCTGCTCTCCCCGCGCGAGCAGGATGTGCTGCGCGGGCTGGCGCGCGGCCACCCGAACAAGACCATCGCTTATGACCTCGGCATCTCGCCGCGTACGGTGGAGGTCCACCGCGCCAACGCCATGGCGAAGCTGGAGGCGCGCAGCCTGTCCGAAGCGCTGCGGCTCGCCTTCGCCGTGGGGCTGGACGACTAG